A stretch of DNA from Cannabis sativa cultivar Pink pepper isolate KNU-18-1 chromosome X, ASM2916894v1, whole genome shotgun sequence:
CGAAAGTACTTAAGCATCATTCTGTTTTTTTAGCATTGCTATTAAGTACCAGTGCTGTCCAGTACCTTTTATGAGTGACGTTATACAATTAATTAGCGATATTTAATTACATCAATAGCAATAAAACACCAAAGAGGCTACTAGCTTCTTTTAAcaattctcttctttttttttttaataacaaattTCATGCAATAATTGTTAAACATCGCAAAATATCATTTCTGTTTTGTTCCAAATTTGGCACATTCTAGTTTTGCCATTAAAATTGTTTTGAAATAAGTTACagttggtaaaaaaaaaaaataagactaCTATTTCCCCACTTTAAAATAGACCAGATCACAGATGCTTGCAAAAACTATTTTACTCTCAATTTCAATAGAAATCAAActtaacttaattttattactTCAGTTACAGCATTAAAATTCCATAATCTAAATCCAGCATCAACAAAGTCAATGCCCATTTTAACAGTTcataaatgattaaattaaACTTGTATCGTGTATTGTGTTTCAACATCAGACCCAAATATGGGTCTAAACTTATAATAAATGTTCCAATCAAAAAAGGAAAACGAACACTATGCTTCACCGTCACCCCCGCTAACTGAGAAGTGCCCAATGTTTTTTccctacaaaaaaataaataaataaaacacaaaaaaaaaaaaaaaaattagaaaatcctGCATAAAACTATGAAATTTTATCGAGAATTAAACAGAAGAATGAATGGATGAGGAAAGAGGACCAAAAAGTAGAACATAACCGAATAATCAAACATAATACATAGCTGAGCAAGCATAGACCATTTTTATGTTATACTAATTCATAACCTACTTTCTAATCTGGAACAGACGCAATGGGACAAAAGCTTTAGGAATTTCTTCACATACTTGAATTAAATTGGGAAGAGATAACTCAATTTATCAATCGCATTCTAAATAGTGAATTACCTCAGATAACATTCGCTGTTTGTTAAGATGTTGAGTCCTTGCTTTGTTGAGAACTGAATTTGGTGACTTGTACATCCTCTGTAGTAAACAAGAAAAATGCAACCATCAGAAGCATACAAGTAAGACCAATAAACAAACAGAAGAATATGTAAGCTAGGAGATGTCATCTTGTGGTGTAACAGCAAGAACTGACCTTTTCACTGCTTGATAAACGATGTTCATGGTCCGTGACATATTTTTTAGGTGTAAACCCAAAAACATCATGGAGGAGTTCATTTTCCTGTTTCAGCAATCAACATTAGCAGTGACAAAAATATTTACGCATCTTTAATAGAAGACAGCAGAAGGTGAAAAAAGGTACGAGATAATGGAAGAACCAACCTGCATGTGTTTCACAAATCCTCCTCCAAGGAAATGCTTTACAAAGTTCagctattaaaataaaatagaaaacatcAACTCAACAGATTATTCTCACAAAGAAAGGTTCCGAGAGATGAATGAAAGAGGACTAAAATAGGGACAAGGAGCAAAACCTGTATTAGTTGAGACCATGTAGATGTCTGCAGAGAATCACCACCAATCTTAACAGAAACTTCAGGGCAATAACCATCCTAACAAAATAGTCAGACCATTGTGAGAATGCATAGGCACATGCAGGCATCCAAAGAGCACGAAAAAAGGAAagggggagagagagagagagaggtgtaCCTCAAAATATTCCAGTATTTCACGAAACAAATTCCTCTGATTGTTAAGATCTTTCTTAGCAGAACCTTTACCCCCTGCCTCTGCTGAAAGGCTTCTTACTTGATTTATGACTTTTGCCTTCAATccttgtatgtgtatatattgcCGAGGTTTACTTTCTTCTTGACTTGATCCATCACTTGAACTTTTTGCCTCAATAGAGAATTTGTCTAAACTTCCAATCTCAAAAATTAAAGCCAGTGCTTCACCCGCAGCAATTCGAACAGCCCTATCTTCCTTGTCAAGGAGACTGGATAAATAAGTTAGTGACCTGCAGTTTTAGCCAAAGAAATTATTGGCTACGCTAATGTGTAAAATCTTAGTCAAATGCCAAGTTTTGTGGCCCAATTTGCAGTTCTTTTGGATACAAATGGAAAATACTGGAAACGAAgtaatgaatatgaagaatatATTTACTCTTGCCAATCTCTAGGATTAAGTTTCCATCCATCCATGGTTGTAAGAAGAAATGACCATGCAGATATCATTGCACTTATTGTAGCTCCAGAGGTTTTGGCAGCAACTACCTGCAAAAGGGAACA
This window harbors:
- the LOC115713526 gene encoding uncharacterized protein LOC115713526 isoform X1; translated protein: MGKPGNSQRKNAAMLDTDDDNSSVSSSSTIRSDRFSVMETEEMQLDKDTLLDQALDALYEKRSSTRENALSSIIAAFNNSLQHQFAEKKFATLLHQCLNSFKRGSAKEICLASHVIGLLALTVGCGDNAREILEESVLPLTQALKSASETAKIALLECLAVITFVGGSDPEQTERSMQIMWQVVHPKLKANVVAAKTSGATISAMISAWSFLLTTMDGWKLNPRDWQESLTYLSSLLDKEDRAVRIAAGEALALIFEIGSLDKFSIEAKSSSDGSSQEESKPRQYIHIQGLKAKVINQVRSLSAEAGGKGSAKKDLNNQRNLFREILEYFEDGYCPEVSVKIGGDSLQTSTWSQLIQLNFVKHFLGGGFVKHMQENELLHDVFGFTPKKYVTDHEHRLSSSEKRMYKSPNSVLNKARTQHLNKQRMLSEGKNIGHFSVSGGDGEA
- the LOC115713526 gene encoding uncharacterized protein LOC115713526 isoform X2, which translates into the protein MGKRNSQRKNAAMLDTDDDNSSVSSSSTIRSDRFSVMETEEMQLDKDTLLDQALDALYEKRSSTRENALSSIIAAFNNSLQHQFAEKKFATLLHQCLNSFKRGSAKEICLASHVIGLLALTVGCGDNAREILEESVLPLTQALKSASETAKIALLECLAVITFVGGSDPEQTERSMQIMWQVVHPKLKANVVAAKTSGATISAMISAWSFLLTTMDGWKLNPRDWQESLTYLSSLLDKEDRAVRIAAGEALALIFEIGSLDKFSIEAKSSSDGSSQEESKPRQYIHIQGLKAKVINQVRSLSAEAGGKGSAKKDLNNQRNLFREILEYFEDGYCPEVSVKIGGDSLQTSTWSQLIQLNFVKHFLGGGFVKHMQENELLHDVFGFTPKKYVTDHEHRLSSSEKRMYKSPNSVLNKARTQHLNKQRMLSEGKNIGHFSVSGGDGEA